In Sphingobacterium sp. SRCM116780, the genomic stretch TTAGGTTTTGGTGTGAATACCGCAGCTCAACAGGCTAAAGGAGACGCGTCATGGGAAGCACAATTAGGTTATTTTGGTCGTGTTAATTATGCTTACAAAAACAAATATTTGGCGGAAGCAAATATCCGTTATGATGGTGCTTCGAAGTTTCCTACAGACTTAAAATGGCAATGGTTTCCATCCTTCTCAGCAGGTTGGGTAGCATCTGAAGAAAGTTTTATGGAATGGGCTAAGCCTGCGTTGAATCAATTGAAGTTTAGAGGTTCTTGGGGTTCCATCGGAGATCAGACGGTTCCTCCAAGTTTATATACTTCCACAATGATTGGTGGAGATTTGGCTTGGTTAGGTAGTGATGGAAGTCGCCTGTACAGCATTGGAGCACCGTCTGCCGTTCGTGATGAATTGAAATGGCAAAAAATTGAAACGACCGATTTTGGAGTGGATATGCGGATGTTCAAGAATAAATTTGGAATCGTGTTCGATTGGTACAGAAGAGATACCAAAAATATGATTGTTCCAAGTGGGGATGTCAGTGCAACATTTGGTGCCCCTGCTCCACAAGGTAATTTTGGTGCATTGCGTACACAAGGTTATGAATTAGCGTTGGATTTCAATCATCGATTTGAGAATGGATTAGGTGTAAATTTAAGAGGAACATTCTCGGATGCAACGACAACGATCTTAAAATATACAGATACCAGAGTGTTAAGCAATTTCTATAATGGAAAAAAAGTAGGAGAGATCTGGGGGTATCGTACTGATAGGCTATACCAAGCAGGAGATTTTGAATATGGAGCTGACGGTAAATTGGTGACAACAACTGTCGAGGGTAAGGTGATGAATAAACTGAGCGATCCGAATGCTGCATACAATACATTCCCGACAAATAGTAACTTTAGATTTGGTCCTGGTGATGTTAAATTTGCTGACTTGAATGGTGATGGACAGATTAATTCAGGTGCAGGTACAGTTGATGATCATGGTGATTTAGAGCTTATTGGTAATGAAACGCCTCGTTATGAATATGGATTCCGTTTAGGATTAGACTATAAAGGAGTTGATTTTTCAGCATTCTTCCAGGGTGTAGGAAAACGTCAAATATGGGGAAATGGTTTCTTAACGATCCCTGGGTATAATGCTTCAGATGGTGCAATGCCATCCGCTATTGCAGATAATTTCTGGTCAGCTGATAATTTGGAAGCTTTCTATCCACGGGCGTACAATAATGCAGCAAGTAATGATGCTAACAATATGGTGAAACAATCACGTTATTTATTGGATATGTCCTATTTGCGTGTTAAAAATATCACATTGGGGTATACATTACCAGCTTCATTCGTGAATAAAGCTTTTATTAAGTCTGCCAGAGTATATACATCACTTGAAAACTTCTTTACATTTGATCATTTGAATGGATTGCCTGTAGATCCAGAAGCAATTAATGGTTTCTCTATCTTTAATGATACAAACTATAATTCAGGTAGAACAGGTGTTGGTACACCTATGTTTAAATCCGTTTCTTTTGGTGTTCAAGTTAATTTTTAAAATTTACGACAATGAAATTTACAAAAAAAATAGTATTTCTGGCTTTAGGGGCTGCTCTGGTGCTATCATCGTGTAATAAAGATGTGCTAGATCGCAATCAACTAACAAGTCTAGAAGATGAAAAAGGTTGGGGGAATGAATTAGCCCTGCGCTTATATGCAAATGGATTTTATCCGAATTACTTTACAGGTTATAATACTGGTTTTGCAACTGCATTTGCGCCAGTAACAGGATATAATTTTTCCGATGACTTAACAAAAAAGAATATCCAGGATAACTTTGAAAATTCTGTTCCCACTTCACGGAAAAATCAATACTCAAGCACAATTGCATTGATGGAAACACCTGATATGTTAAGACAATATTCGGGGCCTACCTGGAGTTTTACTTATGTACGGAGAGCCAATATTTTTATTGATCGAATAGAAAATAAGACAAAACCAAATATTAATGATGAAACTTATCGTCATTGGACAGCTGTGGCTCGATTCTTCAGAGGTTTTGAATATAGTCGTTTAGTAGAAGTGTTTGGAGATGTTCCTTACTTTGATAAGGAGCTGAAAGATACCGATGTTGAATTGATGTATAAAGATCGCGATAGCCGTGCTGTTGTGATGGATCATGTATACGATGATTTTCAGTATGTTTTGGATAATATGCGTGCCAATGATGGTAAACAGTATCTGAATAAATATGTTGCGGCATCTTTTATTTCGCGTTTGATGCTGTTTGAAGGATCATATCTGTACTACCATAATTTGGACAAAGATCGCGCAAAGAAATATTTGGAAATGGCTCAAAAGGCAGCGGAAGTTGTGATGAATTCGGGTAGTTATAGCTTTACAAGTGATTTCAAAAGTTTATTTGCTTCAGAAGATTTAAGTAGCAATAAGGAGGTTATTTTATATAGAGCCTATGACAGTGGTAAAAGTGCTACCCACAGTGTAGGTTCATATAGTAATGGTACAGAAGGACAGGGAAATGCGGCGAACCTAATGTTGGTGAAATCATTTATCTGTAATGATGGACAACCTTTTCAAAGCTCATCTGTAGCAAATGCAAATAGTTTTAGTCTTAAAGATTTAGCGTTAACTCGTGATCCACGATTTGAAGCTACATTTTATGAAAAACCGTTAACGTCGTCTTCTACCTTGTTTTATGCATTTAAGTTTGCATCTCGCGAAGCACTGTCTTATTTAGGAAAAACATATCCAGCGGCTTGGTCATCCAATACCAATACTTCTGATGCTCCTGTCATTCGTTTAGCTGAGGTGGTGTTAAACTGGATTGAGGCAAAACAAATTTTAGTGGAAGGTTTTGGTGCTGCGGCCGTAACACAAGGCGATGTGGATAAATCGATCAATGCCATCCGTAATCGTCCATTGGATGCCGTTGCTACTGCTAAGGGCGTGAAGAAAACAGCTCCTTTGATGCTGGGGGCTATTGCGAATGATCCTGCTAGAGATGCTGATGTTTCGGCGTTAATGTGGGAAATCCGTCGTGAGCGTAGAATGGAATTTGTGTTTGAAGGGTTGAGATTGTTGGATATCAAGCGCTGGAAGAAATTGAATTACATGGATTTTAGCAAGAATAATGATTACTTCTTGGGCCCATGGATTAATGCTGCACAAGATATACCTGCATTATTGAATGCAAGTAAGAAAAATTTGTTGAAAGTTGTAGATGCTAATGGTAATACCATAACTTATGATGGTACAAATGGCGATCAGATCGTAGGTTTCTACCGCGTAGAAGATGTTCAAAATCGTGAACCTTTTACCGATCGTTCTTATATGTCTCCTGTTGGACTAGAGCAGGTGAATGAATATAGTGCAAAAGGATATAAGCTAAGTCAAACAAAAGGTTGGTAATCAAATCAATGACCTAATTAATTAAATAAAACGAGCCATCTATTTAGGTGGCTCGTTTTTGTATAGACGAGTTAGGTGCATTGATTTTAATTTGCTTGTTTGCTTTTAAAATATATATAAAATTGCACAAACATGCATTATTTATATTTTTTTCAAGTATATTTACGATACGATTTAATTCCTATGATGATAAAAAGAACCTACTTGATTATTATTGCGCTGATTTTTGCTTTTAGCATTTCAAAAGGGCAATCTTTCAAATTTGCACATGTGACAGATACACATGTTGGTAGTGGTACTGGAGCAGACGATTTACGACGAACGGTTAAGGATCTCAACACATTACAAGGTATTGATTTTGTTATTTTATCGGGTGATATCACAGAATTTGGTGCGGATCATGAGTTAAAATTGGCAAAACAGATATTGGATAGCCTGCAATTACCTTGGTATGTCATTCCAGGTAATCATGATGGTAATTGGTCTGAAAATGGGGCAAATACGTTTCGTCGTGTTTTTGGAGGGGAAACGTTCTTTTTTAAACATAAAGGATTCATGTTTCTGGGGACAAACTCAGGACCTAATATGCGCATGAGTCCAGGACAAATCCCTAGAGAAAATTTAGTGTGGATGGATTCTATATTTAATGCCAATCCAGATAAAAATACCCCTTTAATCTATATCAATCATTATCCTCAGGACTCTTCTTTAAATAATTGGTTTGAAGCGTTGGATCGTGTGAAAACAAGAAATGTGCAATTGGCATTGTGTGGACATGGTCATACAAATAAAATGTACAATTGGGAAGGCATTCCTGGTGTAATGGGAAGATCTAATTTGCGTGCTAATAAAGAGTTTGGGGGCTATAATATTGTAACAATAGATTCGGATAAAGCAACCTATCAAGAAAGACTAGCAAATGGGACAAACTTAAACCCTTGGGCTGTTATACCGTTGAAAAATCATCATTTTGAATCGGACAAAGGAAGCTATCCTAGACCTAATTATGCTGTCAATAAAAAATATGCAAACCTTGTTTCGGAAACTTGGGCATTTCAAGATGCTAGTGATATTGGAGCAGGAATGGCTCTTTATCGCGATTTAGTTATTACCGCAAATACTTCAGGAGATATTTTTGCTTTAGATAGTAAGACGGGTAAGAAGAAGTGGTCATTCAAAACAGGGGGTAAAGTTTATTCAACCCCAGCAGTGAGTAATGGTATCGTTGTGGCTGGTTCTTCGGATCATTATATTTATGGTCTAAATGCAGAAAATGGTGCATTAAAATGGAAAATTGCCACGGAGAAAGCCGTACTTGGTTCTCCTTTAATTCATAACAATACTGTTTATATCGGTGGATCTGATGGTGTTTTTAGAGCTTTAAATGTGACTACTGGACAGCAAAAGTGGGATTTTAAAAATGTGAAAGGTTATGTGTCTACTTTGCCAACGTTTTATAAGGGTCTGATCATTTTTGGATCATGGGGTAATGGATTTTATGCATTAAATGCCAAAACGGGCGCCTTAGTATGGGAATGGAATAATGGACAATCGAATCGCATGTTTTCTGCAGCAGCTTGTTACCCAGTTGCGGTAAATAATAGAGTTTTTGTTGTTGCTCCAGATCGTTTCATGACAGCTTTAGATGCTAAAGATGGACGGGTTATTTGGCGAGAAAAAAGAGATACGATTCGAGTGCGAGAATCTATGGGTTTATCTTTAGATCATAAATATGTTTATGTGAAAACAATGGATGGTGATTTGTTGGGAGTTTCAGCACGAGAGAATCATATGGAAATCTCCTGGAAATCTACATTGAAACTTCCTTATGAATTAACGCCTTCGGCTATCAGCACAAATGGTAAGGTTGTTTTTGTGCCAAGTCATTCAGGGCTCTTATCAGCTGTAGATGCTAAATCTGGCCGTTTATTATGGCAGTATAAAATTTCAAATGGGATGATTAACCCGCTGTTAGTTGTCGGAAAAAATGGATTAATCTGTAGTACAATGGATGGGAAAATAGTTAAGTTGAAATTTTAGATTATAAATAATCTTAATTATGAAATTAAATAACCAAAACTTATTACATTTATATCTAACTTTTTTGCTTGTTTTTGCATGTTTTGTTTTTAGCTTTGCGAAAGCGCAGGAGCAAGCATGGATTCGAGTAAACCAGCTAGGATATACACCTGCAGGAATAAAAGTAGCGGTATTTGGTTCGAAAGAAAAGGGAAAGTACGAAAGTTTTGACTTGATTGATGCAAAAACTCAGAAGCGTGTATATTCAAACAAGATAGGGAAAGATTATGGTGCTTATGGGCCATTTATTCAAAGCTATAGGTTTGATTTTTCTGTTTATCGTGATACAGGTTCTTATTATTTAGTGGTTGGAGATGTAAAATCTCCTGTTTTTAAGATTGGAAAAGACGTTTATAAAGGAGCTGCGGATTTTGCACTTCGTTATATGCGTCAGCAAAGGACGCTCTTTAATCCGTATTTGAAAGATAGTTGTCATACGCATGATGGGTTTACGATGCATGCTGGTCGAGTAGGAATTGCTGACAGTACACATATTGACGCTGGTGGTGGTTGGCATGATGCTTCAGATTATTTGCAATATTCGACTACATCCGCAAATGCGACTTATCATTTGCTGGCTGCTTATCGTGATTTTCCAAAGGTATTTGCTGATCAAAAACAAGCAAATGGCTTGGATGGAAAGAATGGTCGGGCAGATGTGTTGGATGAGGCTAAATGGGGACTAGATTGGTTGTTGAAGATGCATCCAGCTCCTAACCTGCTATTTAATCAGATTGCGGATGATCGTGATCATACGAATATGAGAATGCCAGGAGAGGATCCTTTCTATGGAAGAGGATTTGAAAGACCCGTTTATTTTATTGATGGTGAACCACAACAACGTGGTAAATTCATGAATAATACGACAGGCACAAGTTCTACGGCAGCAAAATTTTCGAGTGCCTTTCATTTAGGTAGTTCTTTGTTTCAAAATAAGGATAAAAAATATGCGAAAACGTTAGCTAAAAAAGCAAAAACTGCTTACGATTTTGCTTTAATAAAGCCAGGTGTAACACAAACAGTATCTGTGAAATCACCTTATATTTATGCAGAGGATAATTGGGTGGATGATATGGAACTAGCAGGTGCTATGTTTTATGAAACGAGTAAGAACAATAAGTTTTTAAAACATGCCTTCGAATATGCTCGCCAAGAAAAGATTACACCTTGGATGATCACAGATACTGCTGCACATTATCAGTGGTATCCGTTCATTAATC encodes the following:
- a CDS encoding RagB/SusD family nutrient uptake outer membrane protein is translated as MKFTKKIVFLALGAALVLSSCNKDVLDRNQLTSLEDEKGWGNELALRLYANGFYPNYFTGYNTGFATAFAPVTGYNFSDDLTKKNIQDNFENSVPTSRKNQYSSTIALMETPDMLRQYSGPTWSFTYVRRANIFIDRIENKTKPNINDETYRHWTAVARFFRGFEYSRLVEVFGDVPYFDKELKDTDVELMYKDRDSRAVVMDHVYDDFQYVLDNMRANDGKQYLNKYVAASFISRLMLFEGSYLYYHNLDKDRAKKYLEMAQKAAEVVMNSGSYSFTSDFKSLFASEDLSSNKEVILYRAYDSGKSATHSVGSYSNGTEGQGNAANLMLVKSFICNDGQPFQSSSVANANSFSLKDLALTRDPRFEATFYEKPLTSSSTLFYAFKFASREALSYLGKTYPAAWSSNTNTSDAPVIRLAEVVLNWIEAKQILVEGFGAAAVTQGDVDKSINAIRNRPLDAVATAKGVKKTAPLMLGAIANDPARDADVSALMWEIRRERRMEFVFEGLRLLDIKRWKKLNYMDFSKNNDYFLGPWINAAQDIPALLNASKKNLLKVVDANGNTITYDGTNGDQIVGFYRVEDVQNREPFTDRSYMSPVGLEQVNEYSAKGYKLSQTKGW
- a CDS encoding PQQ-binding-like beta-propeller repeat protein, translated to MMIKRTYLIIIALIFAFSISKGQSFKFAHVTDTHVGSGTGADDLRRTVKDLNTLQGIDFVILSGDITEFGADHELKLAKQILDSLQLPWYVIPGNHDGNWSENGANTFRRVFGGETFFFKHKGFMFLGTNSGPNMRMSPGQIPRENLVWMDSIFNANPDKNTPLIYINHYPQDSSLNNWFEALDRVKTRNVQLALCGHGHTNKMYNWEGIPGVMGRSNLRANKEFGGYNIVTIDSDKATYQERLANGTNLNPWAVIPLKNHHFESDKGSYPRPNYAVNKKYANLVSETWAFQDASDIGAGMALYRDLVITANTSGDIFALDSKTGKKKWSFKTGGKVYSTPAVSNGIVVAGSSDHYIYGLNAENGALKWKIATEKAVLGSPLIHNNTVYIGGSDGVFRALNVTTGQQKWDFKNVKGYVSTLPTFYKGLIIFGSWGNGFYALNAKTGALVWEWNNGQSNRMFSAAACYPVAVNNRVFVVAPDRFMTALDAKDGRVIWREKRDTIRVRESMGLSLDHKYVYVKTMDGDLLGVSARENHMEISWKSTLKLPYELTPSAISTNGKVVFVPSHSGLLSAVDAKSGRLLWQYKISNGMINPLLVVGKNGLICSTMDGKIVKLKF
- a CDS encoding glycoside hydrolase family 9 protein produces the protein MKLNNQNLLHLYLTFLLVFACFVFSFAKAQEQAWIRVNQLGYTPAGIKVAVFGSKEKGKYESFDLIDAKTQKRVYSNKIGKDYGAYGPFIQSYRFDFSVYRDTGSYYLVVGDVKSPVFKIGKDVYKGAADFALRYMRQQRTLFNPYLKDSCHTHDGFTMHAGRVGIADSTHIDAGGGWHDASDYLQYSTTSANATYHLLAAYRDFPKVFADQKQANGLDGKNGRADVLDEAKWGLDWLLKMHPAPNLLFNQIADDRDHTNMRMPGEDPFYGRGFERPVYFIDGEPQQRGKFMNNTTGTSSTAAKFSSAFHLGSSLFQNKDKKYAKTLAKKAKTAYDFALIKPGVTQTVSVKSPYIYAEDNWVDDMELAGAMFYETSKNNKFLKHAFEYARQEKITPWMITDTAAHYQWYPFINLGHYELGKQLKGNDREEIVSYYKSGIEEVFTRAKENAFYRGVPFIWCSNNLTVSFAIQCLWYKELTDDAQFDELAQANIDWLFGTNPWGTSMVYGLPAWGDTPVNPHSAFTHLKNFPIDGGLVDGPIMTSTYRNLIGIKLVNEDPYQAFQSNLVVYHDDYGDYSTNEPTMDGTASLIYLLASQEQKALEEPQGKK